From Sander vitreus isolate 19-12246 chromosome 5, sanVit1, whole genome shotgun sequence:
CAGAGGCAGTTTtgagtactttgccaggtgtttatatttctgtctgTGGACAGATTTTGTCACTGCGTTAGCTTCATAAGTTATGAAACTTCACAGATGTGTAGTGAATAgtgtagttgagatcaaaatgaaggccgagttTAAGATGGGTGTGGCCAGAGCAAGGGTGCTGGAAGTACCCACACACTTTACACCCCTGGCCCGGTTTGATGTCGCGGCTGGTGTTATCCAATcgcaagatggtctctagtttatgtgtgtgttttaccagATCTCTATTGTATTCATCGTACATTTACCGTTTGATTCTCTCTTCTGCTGTCTTTTTCAGGGAAACCTGTAGTTCTTGCTCGTCTTGCTCTCAGGATGTCTAGAATGGTGTTGCTGTAGTGGAGAGGACCACCACCTTAGCATCTGCAGAAAGTGACCTGGCCAGTTAAACACCATGCCTCGCTTAAGTGTCAGTCCCAGCTCAAAGCCTAACTGTAGCCCTGTCTGGCTCATCTCTGTTCTCCTGGGCCTCTTGGCTATACACACTAATGCCAAAGATGGTAAGAACCAAACTGCATTAAGGGCAAATTCCACCCTCGCCATTCTGATGAATCAATAATCTACAATGCTCAATGCACAGGCTGTTAAAAGTGTTGACTATTGATGAAATATAGCAGGTCCATATGGGAAGGTTTGCTCTTTTGTTCTATGGGTTTGATACTAAAACCATGTCTGCTGATTTAAACTtacactgtgtgtctgtgtactttgCCATTTAAATCACTTAATCCtgtcctgtctttttttttttcagtccttACTGTACCCCAGCAGGTGAGCTTGTCAGCCAACATGTATACACAGCATCTAACCATATCCTGGCTGGGGGGAGCAGCCACAACCTTTGACCTCATGATTCTAAGAACTGAACTCAATGAAACTGTCTTCTATGTAAgagcatttctttctttttttcttaatttgttcTCATGCTTGTCTTATTGTACGTTTATGCCACACGTTGGTTAGATTCTCATGTAAAAGGAGCTCTAGCCTAACCAACACATTTTTGCGCAATTGTATATATAATTTTGGATAAGGTTCccttatatttgtttttgtcttttaaacaaTTGCAACCAAGAAATGTACTGGgtaaaacattttacagttgGAAAGTacacttaaaaaacaaatcaaagtgtgacactgtttctaaacatatctttggcatttctgtacttCAGTTTCTTGTCTTTTATTGGCTGACATATGCTGATACTGCAGATATGTCTGCAATGAGCTAATATTAGCCGATATTAATGGTCGGACTCTAAAAGGAGCTTTTAAAGCCATAGTTAGTTTATTTGCCTCTGCAGCGCATTCAGTTAtgacagtttatttatttgaattatTATATTTGAGTACAATAATAATTGTTTCTTGTCCTGCTTAAGCTATGACTGTCATCACCAACAATCATTTACCATTTGTTCTTTCCctcactgtgttttctgtgtattATCTGTAGGAGACGGTGTCTGTGACGATGAATCAGGTGAGTGGTCGGCACCAGTGGAACTGGACCTCAGTTGAACCTCTTGAGTGTACCTCGCTGTCGATCAAAATCCGCTCACGAGATGGACAGACAACAAGTGAATGGAGCAACACTCAGATACTTCAAGGTCAGAGGGGCAATAATTACACCCGTATATAATGTATTATAGGACACCAATAACTAGAGAAACATAAATTGCTGCTTTACCTGACCTGACAATTTGGGATCAACATAATGCATTTGTTCATTTAGGGCAGTGGCTCTCAACCTGTTTTGGACCAGTGCCCCcctatccattatccaggtccCTTACCGCCCCCCGATCAAATAAGATGTAGGATAATTGCCCTGAATATTAATGATTAGGtcctattattattgttatgataattattattgttgttattagtCCTATTATTGTTGGTAATCATCAAAAAATCATAtcattgaatgaaaaatgttcgACAGCTATGTTCATAGACTtattaaagataaataaataaaacgtttaATACAGACTATAAAGTTCATGATAAGACCGATTCATAAAGCTGAAGTACGGAGTTTATATAAGATAATACTCTGATGTCCCGTTCCCATGAAGGCAGCACGGATCTGCACCACACAAAGCCTAAAGAAACACTAAAGAGAAGAGTTACGATCCACCATCTCGTCCAGTCGCAGTGCAGAGCAATTTCCACAATATTGCTACCAGCACCCCCCCGTCATCCGCTGAACGCCCCCTGGGGGGCTGTACCACCCCCGTTGAGAAACACAGATTTAGGGGGAGCTGAAGCCATTTCAATTTAAAGAGTTTttcaacagacaaacagatgtCTGTCTTTGTAcctaaatatactgtagatctCTATGTATTTGTCCCTCTCCTCTTTTGGCTATCATTTGACAATTCTAAACACTCTgctctcttctttctccctcACTCTTACCAGGAAGCGATCTACCGAGCAATGAGGAATTCCAGATGTACCCCCAGGACAGAATTGTACCTGTGGGGGCCAACACCACCTTCTGTTGCATTGTGGAAGAAGGGAAGCTATTTGGTACCATCCGCTACGGCAACACAGTCATGAACACAACACGGCTAAGTAGGCGAAGTTTTGCCGCTACAGTGGTTAATCAGGAACTGTCCGGCAAGACGGGAACCAACGTCGTCTGTTTTGACAATCCGAAGACAAAGCTGACTGGAGCAGTGGTGTTTGTTGGATGTAAGATGAATAAGTGGATGGAAAAGAAAGAACTGAATTGTGAATGATTGTCATATTGGGTAAATGTGCTTGCAGTGGCAAAGAGAGGCAGTTAAGAATTATTTATGTCTatgttaacctttatttatatatgtatatgatgaAGCATCTAAGtttctgcttgttgtccccttctccagatccaccaCTGCCCACTGATTTTGTGTGCGAGACTCGTGACTTAACCTCAGCTGTGTGCCAGTGGAATGAAAAACGAGACACAAACTTGTATAGAAAACGAGGAACCCGCTACTCGCTGAACAAGAGGTTGTTAACTCGCAAACCTCATTTGGACTTACACATGTACCCAACAAAATGGCTGTAACCCGACCTGAAACCTTATGCTGTGTTGAAAACCGTAGGGCTCAGGTTGGGTAGCAGAACTGTACACACGTGCTCATTCACAAAAGGCTACAGATtctaaaatacagtatatggagTAGGACACAAGCTTGACACATCTATGATTTGGAGATCAGTTTCTTAACATTTTGCAATCAgaaaaatgatttaatatgagTGTAGCTTATAATATGCATGCTTAAATTACATATCTGCTGTCTCAAAATGCTGTGGTTGATCTGGTTTGCTTCCACACTTCAAACTAACAGCACCATAGTTAGTTGGAACCAGATGCACCTTTTCAGGCAGTCTCAGTTCAGTGTTCACATCACCTAATCACCACCTAAACGAACCAGCAATTGAACTGCTTTCGTTTGAAAGCACCTAAAGTTATTATCAccataagtaaaaaaaaaaaaaaaactcaataatACAATGGTATCTGTATCTGACACAGTATATTGGAAACTCACAGTGGAAAGTCATAATTGTCTGGGACAGAGGAGGCAATAATGGACAAGCCAGGATGTGGTACAATGTGACTGTTTTTGAAAAATTATCCTTGCATTATTTATGATTGTTACCCCTGCCTTTCTCTAAAAAGGGTTTTCTGCCCagaaataaaatcaaacaaCAGTGAGAGGATGACAAGAAATATAAAGCACTTAGTCTTAGTAGCTGCTAGTTGTCTGCCAGACCTTTTACAGGAATTGTCTGTAGACTGGCTTGAAGAGAAGTTACATTATGAATGTGTTTGGGCCTGTGTCTGCATCTATAGGTTAGATCTAGTATCTGAAgtcattatatttttatttaatttggttGTTTGTATTTTCACATTCTTAGCAAATctgctgtttattttttatctgttatttttttctttaaaggaacTGTACCTTTAGCAGCCCAGATGAGAAGCAGAAAGAGTGTAGCATGGCCCATTGGGAGGGTAACTTTACACTGGTAGCTGTAAACCCTCTCGGCCAGTACAGCCTCACTGACTCTGCTGAGATCCATCACAGAGGTAGGTGTATGACCCTTACCTTCTCAAAATCAATGGATGGATTTATACCAATCTGTCAAAGTAAAGGTAAACATAGACATGAACTACACtaataaaagttgtttttttagtttactgATTGTTGTTTCAACTTTCTCCTCAGTGCACCCAGTTGCACCAGTAAACCTAACCTTTGTTGTCCATGCCTGGAATGCTTCTGTGTTGTGGCAATGGGAGTACAACAGCTATTCCTCTCTGGCTCTTGACTGCCAGGTAGAGCTTGCCTCCCAAGGGTACAAAACAAAggtgaggtgggtgggggggtgtgtgtgtgcgtgtgcgtgtgtgcgtgtgtgtgcgcgcgctctgtctgtctcaatGTACAGAaccttctttctgttttttggtCCATCTTAAATGGATTGTGTATATGCAATATCAGTCAGACATATTTTccacttccttccttctaccaCATTTCCATTACACATTACAACATACTAATGACCTACCACATTACTTTCTACAAATGCAAGCTTGTACTGGCATGTTCTCTCCATTTGTGTGACCATCACTGTACCAAACAGTAATATATtctcatgtgtgtgtctgtccagcGTACCTTCTCTGGTGTGGGTCTGCGGTCAGTGGTTCTATCAGACCTGTATCCTGATGAAGATTACAGTGTTCAAGTCCGCTGTGGTGCCCAGCAGAATTTCTGGAAGTGGGGAAGCTGGAGCAAATCATTTTCCTTTAAAACCAACAATTATGGTAAATGGTTTATTTGAGGTATTGTTGTGGAAGTTTCTGCTGCAGCAGGGGTAGAGTTTTCAAAGTTTAGTGAATGAAACAAATAAGACAGTCCGAGAACTAAACCAAGTTAgggttttgtattttattaagatatatttgcaaatataggaaGAATAACAGATTCACAAAAAGCACAAACAGCTCAGTGAGTACAGATTCTTCCAATGAGTGAAGGGAACACTGAGCTTAAATGCACATTGGGGAAAGGGGAGTGACAATTCACACATGATCTGTTTGAAACAGGACTTTAACACCAAACACGCACATAAAGATACAGATCCTGCCAGATACTTTTCTAAATTGCAGAAAGCGTCATAAAACCACTTCATCTAACCTCCTGTCCCCCACTTTCACATCTGGGGTCACATTCCCCGTACATCGTAACTGACAAGGGAGGAACGGATCTGGGAAGGAAGATGGTTTACAGTGGCCTTGTAGTTTATCAGTTCAAACAAAGGGCCTACACTTTGTCTTCCAGACTCTCTGTCTCAGCAGTAAAGCAGGATCGAATCAACATGATAAAATAGGATAAACTGTCTTTCAATAATGCAGAGAAAAGGCTATGTGCTAATGAAAACATAAGAATTAAAAAGAACAGtgcttaaatgtaatttttgtcATTACAGTATCTCTTTATTTTAGCAGATATTTCAGTGatttagggctgaaactaatgaCCATTTTCATCAGCATCAATCTTGTTCTTATCTTCTGTGAGTGGTTTAGTCTATATAAGCTATACAAATAGTGAAAATGCATATTACAAGTTGTCAGAGCCCAAAGTGATGTCttcagattttttgttttgtctgagaACAGTCCAAATcccaaaatagatttttttttaaagtggcaaattctcacattttagaagctaTAACTAGTTCATATTTGGCATTTGtgcctgatttaaaaaaaaaaaaattaaatgattaattaatcatCAATTGTTGACAACAATTGTAATCAATCAATTTTCTGCAGATCGACTGGTTGTTTTAGCCCTACCATAAATGAGCATCAATCAAGTGCCTTACCAGGATTCCCTGAGCCGTTTATGTTTAATGACATAGCAAATCATTAATGTTGCTACATGCTGACTTAAtcttaactatatatatatatatatatatatataattctcACTTCTAAAATGTCAGTTATAAAAGATGGTTAGGTAGACATTTCATTACTGTTAAAGCTGTGTAGGTTTCTAAGATCAATAATAAACTTTTCATGTCATCTTTTTAGTCTGTTTCAGTAGAATTGTCACTTAATTGAAATTACAAAACAGCAGTAGTAGTGCCATTTttcgttttcattttttttttgttgcttcacTCAGTTCCAGATGCTCCTGATGTGTGGATGTGGATGAACAAAGACTACACTGGGCAGGTCATTTGGAAggtatttttagtttttcaccTTGAATTGAATTGTTATAGATtttgattgtgattgtttttacTGCAGAGAGCAGCGGATTTACAGCATCTTCACATAAGCCACAATCAGATGACACAAGTGCATTGCCTGTCAGGGTTCTTCTGTTTTAGTCTTTATTCTTCATCTGTGGATTTCTTCCTCCTTTCTCCTTTTACTCTCTTTCTCCATTTTGACATGAAGCTTAACACGTTGTGAATATACATCATACAAATGTCTGAAATTGTAAGTAAAAGGGGACTTAAAATTGTCCctatctttctttctccccccttcCTTCCCTTTCACTTGATTTCTTCTAGCCACTGACGCAAAGACCGAGCCATGGTCTGATCACAGGTTATGAAGTTACTCTCTGGAGCCCTGAAGTTAATTTCCAGCACACCGAATTTTTTTCACCAGATACTTATGCTGTACCAGTCAACCTCACACAGATCGCTACCCGCAGCAGTGACAACAAGGTCATGGCAACCGTCATTGCAAAGAATGCTGCTGGGGTGTCTCAACCTGCAAGTGTACTTATACCTTTACGTCTGACAGGTATGTGGAAACAGAGTGTTTGGGAGGTTTTTAGTAAGAAGCACGTTAGAAGGCAAAAACGTGATTAGTTTGTTTATTCTTAGCGGCACCAGTTTAAGTTCATTTGACAGATATGTGTTCAGTCAGTTAAGTTTTTAGGTACTGAGAGCAACTGGAtgatttttcatttgtttgttttcacattcataAAACTCTTTGTCTCACTTCATAGCAGCAGTCACTTAATTATAAAAGGATAATATGAAGACATGCAGTTTCTACATTGctgtatacatactgtattttcttcTTTCCAGATGTGGAACCCCTTACTATGTCCAGGGCAGTTTATACCGACAGAGGTTTCCCTCTGTTCTGGCAGCGCAACGCCAACGACACCTGTGCTTATGTGGTAGAATGGTATGAAGCTTCCTGCAAGTGGGACTGCCCTGTGGAGTGGATCAAGTTGGCTGCTGGAAACACTAATGTCACCATTAAGTCAGGTCTGTATTACTACAGTCAGTACAGGCTAAAAACTCCACTATCTTTGTCCCACTGCTATTCTTCGCTATGAACAGTGTTTAGtagtttaaaaaagttaaaaggaGTTTCACCTTCCCACATACTCAAACTTAACTTTAATTTCTAGTATCTGCCAATAGGGGGCTGTCAATTGAAATCATACTGTAATGTAATACATAATAATCTATTTCTTTGCCATCAGCCAACTTCCAGCCGGGTGTGAGGTACAACATTTCCCTGTACAGTAGCTCCTCCTCAGAGGCCCCAGAGCTGCTGCAGCATTGGCAGGGATACATGCAGGAGCTGGGTATGGATAGCACTCCATGTGAAAAGCTTATCCTTTTCGAAGAAGCCATGACTTCAGAAATCATACTCTGCATTTTAATTGCTGACTCTTTGCTCGATTATCTTTGTTATCCCTCTGACCCATctcttctgttttctttcctcccttccttGCTGCTTCCACAGTCCCTTCCAGTTCTGTCCTCCTGTCAACCACTCAGCAGGACTCTGATATTCTCCTTACCTGGAGAGAGATCCCGCTGGTCAACAGAAGAGGCTTCCTCCTGGGCTACAACATTTACATCAGTGGTGGCTCCCAGCTCACACTTCTAGGTAATtgtatacacatgcatgcatgcttcATTATAACATTCATCACAATATGTTGtagaaagtacattttgtatCCTGTTAAACTCACGTTTCTTCTCATTGCTCCCCCCACATTTCTCCTTTTTGCTTTCCATTCCACTCCTCTCTCTTGTTTTCCACCCTGCCCTTTGAACAGCCAATCTGTCAGATCTAGAAAGCAGGAGCTACACAGTAAAAGGTCTCTCTCAAGGCCTCTATAACTTTACTGTCAAGGCCTACACCTCAGCAGGCGAGGACAAAGGCACCACTGCCTCCATAACGCTGGAGCCATACAGTACGTGAATGTATAGTTAAATGTGTATAGCTACGACTGGAAATAAACAATTGTGTTTATTCTACAAGTATTACTTTTACTATTATTTGAGGCTACAAAATAtgcatgtataaatatatgttgtATAGATAAATATTGTTAGGTGACCACAGGAAAAATAATCATCTTGCTCTAAGTCCAATATCTGTAATATTTCCACTGTCTTGTCCTGACAGCGGATTGGCTGATCCTGGAAATCTTGGCTTCCCTGGGAATCACAGCCTTACTCCTGGCCGTTGTCACCTTCATTTGctacaagaaaagaaaatggtgaGACCGTGATGCTTTTatcctgtttctctctcttgtttgtgtgtgttccatgAATAATGAAACAAGTACAAACAAAGCAACAAGTGTTGAAAAATACCATATTGGCGAACACCCAGTATAAGCAGCAGATTATTCTCTATACTGTATTGAAGACAAGTTATTAGGAGGTATTATTCTCATTTGTTTAGGCTTTTTATGATAATGTATTTTGAAGTGACATTTTGCTTTGTCACCAGGGTGAAAAAGGTGTTCTATCCAGACATACCTGAGCCCAAGCTGTCTGGTGATTGGTCCAGGTCACAGGTACAGTATTAGTCTTAATTCAATCTGACTCTCACCACTAAACTCATTGAGTGCTAATTCTATATATAGAACTTACAATTGACCATTCcctattttttgtgttttttttttttttatcatccctTGTGAGAAGACTATGAGGCAGTTGTCTCCCATTTAAACTGACTCAGTAAAGTGTTTAAACACTGTGTGTCTTACAGGGGCCGTTGGATGTGAAGCCATCTCCCCACAGTTTGGTCCATATGGTAGAAAAACCTGAGTGGGATTCTAGTAAAGAAGTGCTCGTCGTCATTCCTGAAGAAGACGAGGATGAAGAAGGGCTGGGGATAGGAGACGAGCCAGTTGACACAGATGAGCCAACGTCATTACGCTACTACAACCAAGTGGTAGATGAGCGGCCCATAAGACCGCGTTTCCCAGACTCCTCTGATTCGTCTGCATCTTCTTTGGATTCAGCATGCACCGATGTGACGTACACCGGGATCCAGACCTCAGGGTCTTCTTTGGTCTTCCAGCTGGATCCACAGGGCTCTTCTGAGGGCCACCAACCCCAGGctgatctgtctgtctgtggaggtggaggaggaggaggttacCGGCCCCAGATGCAATCTAGAGCCCCAAGTGATGACATAGGCCTAGCATCACCCGAGCCTTTCCTAGAGCCCCAGGCTGCCAGTGCTGGGGGCTACAAACCCCAGAGCTCCTGGCATTTTGACCCTCCCGTAGAGGCTGGGGAAAGTGGGCGCCTGGCACCGTCTCTTGGATCCCCCACCTCAGTTGCTTCCACTCAGTTCCTCCTCCCTGATGGAGAGGAATATGCAGAGGAGAAACGACAGCTGTCATCATCAGCAGCAACCTGGTTCACCAACCTGCTGTCATCTACAAAACCATGatatcatctctctctcactacTAGCAGCCAGGCCAGGGGGGGTTAACATAAAACTTTCAGATTCATTACTGTGGCATGAATCAAACAAGCCTAACCCATATGGTCTAGGTAAATATCCCCTCTGATGTAGCACTACATTCTTACAGCTGTACTTTAACAACAATAATGCTATTTAAGGTGTTAAGATGTAGTTAATTTTCTCTGTCatgcaaatataaatcaaaatcggtatatttatatatcaaaACAGTTCTATTCTGACAACAAAGATTTATTTATACCTCTCTTCAACCATATGTATGACACCCCCTGGCAACCTGGTGGCTGTTACGTCCCCTCACTGTCTTTTCCGTGACTAACTATAATGGGCATTTAGCAATGGCGTATTCTGTGTTTCAGTTGAGTATCCAGTTTTTAGCTTGCAtttcagatgtttttctttcttgtgaTGTGAACTTTACTTCACTACAGAAGAAAACTGAAAGCAAGAAAGTTTTAAACCAAATGACGGAACAATAACAGTAAAGGACATTTTTGGAAGAACACTACAAAAGAACAGTTTCAATAGAAGGTAGCAAAGTAGACAGAAAACCTCTGTTTACAGTATCCATGTCTTCTGCTGGTCTGCCATTGGGATATCCTTGCCTGTTTCATGACAGCTTATGAGCTACTGAAAGGAAAAGAGGCCTTTggctgtaaataaaaatgatacaaTTTTAAAGGTATGTAAAGATGGCACTCTTCTGGATCAATACCAAGGTAGCTCCTATCGTTACAGACGTGATCTATTTTTCCCAAATTACTTTCTAAACAGTGAGATGTTGGATGAAAGATGCATTTGTGAATGAGAAGAATCATTATTTTCCACAGGTACAGGAGTGGTGCTGTCTGGTATGGTCTGGAATTGTGTGGGTGATGAGCCCCTAGATATATACACTGATATAAGCTAgaacatgaatatgaaatatgagttgtttttttttgtagtattTGCTTTTTCTTTGTTAAGAAATGCATTTCAGTCAGGCCAGTGtcctttttaaatgttgctATGTGTCGTACATTATCCTCAAGTTGATGATTGGTATTGAACAAATTATGAGAATTAACGTATTTACAGTGTTAAATTGCCTTGATAAATGTAATGCTTCCAGTCATTTGCACCATATCGCCTTTCACACACTGCCTTGCACCTAAATGTTATGTATAATGAATAAGAATTACTTACAATAATGCTGTTCCGAACTAATCAGAAATGTATTGTATTGGACATATAGATTCCACTGGCACTGAGCATGACGTACAAAGGATGTctgtttttaatcaattttaGTTAGCGCTGAAatttgtgtgaaaaaagtgtggTTACATCATGATTGCCATGATTTTACTCTCAGCCCTCTCAGTATATCGGTGTGATTGTGAGATTTTTTCTTTGGTTGCTTTATCTTCAAGCTCAGAGAGATGGCTGACAATGCATTTGAAGTTGATTTGCTGTGCTAAGGCTTGTTTATTTTTAGGGATATCTAAGTctacaatacatacacatttttttatttttattttccaatgtgactatttatctttttattgcAAATGAATTCCTGAATTCCCCTTGTACATTTTGTGACTGGAAAAAAGGACCATGGGGAAAGCATATATTGGGGAACTAGATTAGACTAATTTCCAGAAATGCTGtcactttgcttttttttttgacaaaaa
This genomic window contains:
- the lifra gene encoding LIF receptor subunit alpha a; amino-acid sequence: MPRLSVSPSSKPNCSPVWLISVLLGLLAIHTNAKDVLTVPQQVSLSANMYTQHLTISWLGGAATTFDLMILRTELNETVFYETVSVTMNQVSGRHQWNWTSVEPLECTSLSIKIRSRDGQTTSEWSNTQILQGSDLPSNEEFQMYPQDRIVPVGANTTFCCIVEEGKLFGTIRYGNTVMNTTRLSRRSFAATVVNQELSGKTGTNVVCFDNPKTKLTGAVVFVGYPPLPTDFVCETRDLTSAVCQWNEKRDTNLYRKRGTRYSLNKRNCTFSSPDEKQKECSMAHWEGNFTLVAVNPLGQYSLTDSAEIHHRVHPVAPVNLTFVVHAWNASVLWQWEYNSYSSLALDCQVELASQGYKTKRTFSGVGLRSVVLSDLYPDEDYSVQVRCGAQQNFWKWGSWSKSFSFKTNNYVPDAPDVWMWMNKDYTGQVIWKPLTQRPSHGLITGYEVTLWSPEVNFQHTEFFSPDTYAVPVNLTQIATRSSDNKVMATVIAKNAAGVSQPASVLIPLRLTDVEPLTMSRAVYTDRGFPLFWQRNANDTCAYVVEWYEASCKWDCPVEWIKLAAGNTNVTIKSANFQPGVRYNISLYSSSSSEAPELLQHWQGYMQELVPSSSVLLSTTQQDSDILLTWREIPLVNRRGFLLGYNIYISGGSQLTLLANLSDLESRSYTVKGLSQGLYNFTVKAYTSAGEDKGTTASITLEPYTDWLILEILASLGITALLLAVVTFICYKKRKWVKKVFYPDIPEPKLSGDWSRSQGPLDVKPSPHSLVHMVEKPEWDSSKEVLVVIPEEDEDEEGLGIGDEPVDTDEPTSLRYYNQVVDERPIRPRFPDSSDSSASSLDSACTDVTYTGIQTSGSSLVFQLDPQGSSEGHQPQADLSVCGGGGGGGYRPQMQSRAPSDDIGLASPEPFLEPQAASAGGYKPQSSWHFDPPVEAGESGRLAPSLGSPTSVASTQFLLPDGEEYAEEKRQLSSSAATWFTNLLSSTKP